The Streptomyces sp. NBC_00576 genome contains the following window.
ATCTGTGCGCCCGTGAGCGTCGGGTGCGCGAAGCGCGAATCGACCTGGTAGAACGTCCGCTCCATCGTCAGGCGGTAGCCCTCCATCAGGTGCTCGATCTTGGCCAGGCGCTCGTTTGGATCCGCCGGGATGGTCTCCTTCACCGTCTTCACGGTCTTGACCATGATCTCGTAGGCGTCCTTGTAGCGGTCCTTCGTACCGTCCGCCTTGAGGGCCTTGGCGAGTTGGATCTGGTCGGCCCCGAGCTTTCGGTTATAGATGTCGCCCATCCGGTCGCCTTGGTCCACACACCATCGCAGCGTGATGGCGTACTCCAGAGCGCTCCGTCGGTTCGGGGAAGCTGCGCCGCACGCGCCGGCCTGGTGCAGGGTGAGGATCGCACGGACCTGGTGAGCCACGTTGAAGAAGAGGCCCCAGCCGATGACTGCGGCTCGGTTCATGGGGTCGATGTACGTGTGAAGGTCGCTGCTGATCAGGTTTTCGAGACGGATCAGGTCGTCCTTGGGGTCGCGTTCTGCCATCGGCCCATCATCGAGGGAGCGGCTCTCGATGCGCCATGGGGTTTCGACAGACCATCGCTGTGATCCGAGGTGTGACTCACACCACGTTGTGCCAACCTGGAGGGGAGGAGATCGACGGTTTCGCAATGGAGGTCACTTCAATGACGCCAACTAAGACTCGTCGTCGAACGATTCGGCCGCTATTTCGCTGGTTTGGCGCAGCAGTTGGGCTCACCACTCTAGCGTTTGGCATTGTCGCCACCTTCAAGAAGGACGCGAGCGAAGCGGGGACTGCCAGTTTGTTTGTACTGGCACTCGTGTTTCTCATGTTCGCCATTGCAGGCCGGCTACCAACACAGGTTTCCTTGGGAAAAGACCATTCCATCAGTTGGGCTGAGGCCTCGAAAGCTGTGACTGAGAAGAATCAGGAGCAGGTAACCGAGGCTGCTAAGGAAGTTGCTCCGGATTTTGAAGCACGTTTCGTGGAGGCAACGGACCCAGAAAAGGTTCGAGCATTCCTCATCGACTATACAGGTGCAGTAAAGGCCAAGGTACAGCCTCCGACGCCTGACGAGGCAATTCGGTTGTACACCGAGCGAGTAGATACGCCTAGATAGCGAGGAATCGGGCTATCACACACAAGGACAATTCGAGCTTAATGATGTTCAACCCGCACCATGAGTGTGTGTCGATCGAGTCTCTCGTCAACCTTTTGCGGTGCCGAAGAATTTTCGAGTTCGCCGAATGAGACTTGGTCGGTCATATACAGAATAAGCGTGAGTAGCCACAGACCAACAAGCAATACAGCAGCGCCATAGTGGACTTTTCGATTCACTTCAGCGGCGAGGGTCGTACTATGCCGCACGAGCAATAGGGCAGCCGCAACAGCGGAAGGCACCAGTAGAACCGCGACATCATTTCCCGACAGATCTTTACCCCCTCCAATTCCTCCAGCATTAGAAACCAAGGTCACAAATCCAACAATAGCGGTCAGCGTCAGGAGCAAGATCACCAGGTTTGTGGCGATTACACCGCTCGAAGGACGCAAGGGAAGTTCGAGCCACATCCGCTCTTTACGGCCGGGCTTAGCATCATAGAACGCGATGATTTCGTCGGTTGCTTCTGATGCATCAGGTGGCGATACGGGCGCGATAGGGAGGTATCGCTCGTCCATGGGCTTCCATTTTTCTCTGATCAACTCTACAGAAGCATCCATCATCCGAACGCTCACGTGATTTGTTCGAGCATCGGCAAAGTTGACCAGCTGATGGACCCTCTTGCGTCGAATCTTTCGACGCAGTCCTTCATGATGCCTAGCGTCGTCGATGACACCTCCTTGAGGCTCTCTTAGCGGCAGGGCCCTCCTTTCCGATACTTTAATCAGAAAAGGGGAATCGAGGGGAACTTTGCACTCGGCGAGTGCATCCCAGTTTCTACCGTAGTCCGAATACACCCTCACGAACCGCTTGGCATTGGCAGTATTATTTCGACTTCCTTCGGTGACTAGATTCCGAAGTCGCTCCAAAAGGATTCTTGTTCTATCCTCGTCGGGCAACCATTGCCGATCTAGGTACGGAAGCGCCAGTAGTGGATTCTCCGATGCGCTGTTAATGTCTGGAGGGGAGTTTTCACATACTGCTCGCCGGAGTGGCTCAATAGCACATTGAAAAGATGCAATGTCAGGAGGAGATAGCTCCGTTTTCCCAAAATGACTCGCCAACCCTTTGGCCGTTAGGTATTCACAAAGCAGACTCGTGAAAGCCTCTTTCTTACCCTTTACTTTTTTGCTCCGTTCGTGAATTGTCTGCCATGGGCCAACAGGAAACTGACAGATCGCATCAAGGAGTGCCATTAGATCAGGAGGGAAATCTCCAGCCCACTCAGACGCCAAAGTCTC
Protein-coding sequences here:
- a CDS encoding DUF5677 domain-containing protein; its protein translation is MAERDPKDDLIRLENLISSDLHTYIDPMNRAAVIGWGLFFNVAHQVRAILTLHQAGACGAASPNRRSALEYAITLRWCVDQGDRMGDIYNRKLGADQIQLAKALKADGTKDRYKDAYEIMVKTVKTVKETIPADPNERLAKIEHLMEGYRLTMERTFYQVDSRFAHPTLTGAQMFFKDDGKDFHVSQMPIHEELVACQLFCLWIFHIAMLAFNEVLTGKPWTTELEQVAKEHGFPTTLPQWREPGGPSAQ